From a single Serratia surfactantfaciens genomic region:
- a CDS encoding HlyD family secretion protein, giving the protein MKKKTLFTLLLMMVAIALAILFRAHNQDLLLQGEVDAPEVIVASKAKGRVVERLIERGDDVKSGQLIIQLDSPELIAQLRSAQATRDEAKAQLDQSLNGTREESIRNLRANLAQAEAQYRNAQNDYNRNLSVAGKGYISKSELDASRRARDTAFQQVQAAKANLDEGINGDRVELRQQYAAALRAAEENLLQIQAQTDDLQVKAPVDGEVGPIPAEVGELLNAGSPLVTLIRVPDAYFVFNLREDILAHVRKGDKVKLRVPALKDKMIDTEVRYIAPLGDYATKRATRATGDFDLKTFEVRLYPSQPVDGLRPGMSTLWQWKE; this is encoded by the coding sequence ATGAAAAAAAAGACGTTGTTTACCCTATTGCTGATGATGGTGGCGATCGCATTGGCGATCCTGTTCCGCGCGCACAACCAGGATTTGTTGCTGCAGGGTGAAGTGGATGCGCCTGAAGTGATCGTCGCTTCCAAAGCGAAAGGCCGGGTGGTTGAACGCCTGATTGAGCGCGGCGACGACGTGAAAAGCGGTCAGCTGATCATCCAGCTCGACAGCCCTGAACTGATAGCGCAACTGCGTTCCGCACAGGCGACGCGCGACGAAGCCAAGGCGCAGCTCGACCAGTCGCTGAACGGCACCCGTGAAGAGAGTATCCGCAACCTGCGCGCCAACCTGGCGCAGGCCGAAGCGCAGTACCGCAATGCGCAAAATGACTACAATCGCAACCTGAGCGTGGCCGGCAAAGGCTATATCTCGAAGTCCGAGCTGGACGCTTCGCGCCGCGCGCGCGACACCGCCTTCCAACAGGTACAGGCGGCCAAAGCCAATCTGGATGAAGGCATCAACGGCGATCGCGTCGAGCTGCGGCAACAATATGCGGCGGCGCTGCGGGCGGCGGAAGAGAACCTGCTGCAGATCCAGGCGCAGACCGACGACCTGCAGGTAAAAGCGCCGGTGGATGGCGAAGTGGGGCCGATCCCGGCCGAAGTGGGTGAACTGCTGAACGCCGGCAGCCCGCTGGTGACGCTGATCCGGGTGCCGGACGCTTACTTCGTGTTTAACCTGCGCGAAGACATCCTGGCCCACGTGCGCAAAGGCGACAAGGTCAAGCTGCGGGTGCCGGCGCTGAAGGACAAAATGATCGACACCGAGGTGCGCTACATCGCGCCGCTGGGGGATTACGCCACTAAACGCGCCACCCGCGCCACCGGCGACTTCGACCTGAAAACCTTCGAAGTGCGCCTGTATCCGTCACAGCCGGTGGACGGCCTGCGTCCGGGGATGAGCACCTTATGGCAATGGAAAGAGTAA
- the yedF gene encoding sulfurtransferase-like selenium metabolism protein YedF, with amino-acid sequence MKETTIVPDYRLDMLGEPCPYPAVATLEAMPQLKPGEILEVISDCPQSINNIPLDARNHGYKVLDIQQDGPTIRYLIQR; translated from the coding sequence ATGAAAGAGACGACGATAGTGCCGGACTACCGGCTGGACATGCTGGGCGAGCCTTGCCCGTACCCGGCGGTGGCGACGCTGGAGGCGATGCCGCAGTTGAAGCCGGGGGAGATCCTGGAGGTGATCAGCGATTGCCCGCAGTCGATCAACAACATCCCGCTCGATGCGCGTAACCACGGCTACAAGGTGCTGGATATTCAGCAGGATGGGCCGACCATCCGCTATCTGATTCAGCGTTAA
- the yedE gene encoding selenium metabolism membrane protein YedE/FdhT: protein MSWQQFKSQYLVRFWAPLPAVIAAGILSTYYFGMTGTFWAVTGEFTRWGGHVLQWFGLHPEQWGYFKVIGLQGTPLERIDGRMIIGMFAGCIAAALWANNIKLRQPQHRIRIVQALLGGIIAGFGARLAMGCNLAAFFTGIPQFSLHAWFFALATAAGSYFGAKFTLLPMFRIPIKLQKVKAAAPLTQKPEQARRRFRLGMAIFGLAVAWSLWTLFDAPKLGIAMLFGIGFGLLIERAQICFTSAFRDLWITGRTHMAKAIIIGMAVSAIGIFSYVQLGVAPKIMWAGPNAVLGGLLFGFGIVLAGGCETGWMYRAVEGQVHYWWVGLGNIIGATLLAYYWDDLAPALATDYDKINLLDTFGPIGGLLVTYLLLALAFAAMLWWEKRFFRARPEAQVVNLRSMP, encoded by the coding sequence ATGAGTTGGCAGCAGTTTAAATCTCAATACCTGGTGCGCTTTTGGGCGCCGCTGCCGGCGGTGATCGCCGCCGGGATCCTTTCTACCTACTACTTCGGCATGACCGGCACCTTCTGGGCGGTGACCGGCGAGTTCACCCGCTGGGGCGGCCATGTGCTGCAGTGGTTCGGCCTGCACCCCGAGCAGTGGGGCTATTTCAAGGTCATCGGCCTGCAGGGCACGCCGCTGGAGCGCATCGACGGGCGGATGATCATCGGCATGTTCGCCGGCTGTATCGCCGCCGCGCTATGGGCCAACAACATCAAACTGCGTCAGCCGCAGCACCGCATTCGCATCGTGCAGGCGCTGCTGGGCGGCATCATCGCCGGTTTCGGCGCACGCCTGGCGATGGGCTGCAACCTGGCGGCGTTTTTCACCGGCATTCCGCAGTTCTCGTTGCACGCCTGGTTCTTCGCGCTGGCGACCGCCGCCGGCTCCTACTTCGGCGCCAAATTTACGCTGCTGCCGATGTTCCGCATTCCGATCAAGTTGCAAAAGGTGAAGGCCGCCGCGCCGCTGACGCAGAAGCCTGAGCAGGCGCGTCGCCGTTTCCGGCTGGGCATGGCGATCTTCGGCCTGGCGGTGGCCTGGTCGCTGTGGACGCTGTTCGATGCGCCGAAGCTCGGCATCGCCATGCTGTTCGGCATCGGCTTTGGCCTGCTGATCGAGCGCGCGCAGATCTGCTTCACTTCGGCGTTCCGCGATCTGTGGATCACCGGGCGCACCCACATGGCGAAAGCCATCATCATCGGCATGGCGGTGAGCGCCATCGGTATCTTCAGCTATGTGCAGCTGGGCGTGGCGCCGAAGATCATGTGGGCCGGCCCGAATGCGGTGCTCGGCGGTTTGCTGTTCGGCTTCGGCATCGTGCTGGCCGGCGGTTGCGAGACCGGCTGGATGTACCGCGCCGTGGAAGGGCAGGTGCACTACTGGTGGGTGGGGCTGGGCAACATCATCGGCGCTACGCTGCTGGCCTATTACTGGGACGACCTGGCGCCGGCGCTGGCGACCGACTATGACAAGATTAACCTGCTCGATACCTTCGGCCCGATCGGCGGCCTGCTGGTGACTTACCTGCTGCTGGCGCTGGCCTTCGCCGCCATGCTGTGGTGGGAGAAACGCTTTTTCCGCGCCCGGCCTGAGGCGCAGGTGGTGAATTTGAGGAGCATGCCATGA
- the yrbN gene encoding protein YrbN — protein MTENFLDELCRLAAIINEARVHDD, from the coding sequence ATGACTGAAAATTTTCTCGACGAGTTATGTAGACTGGCTGCCATTATTAATGAGGCACGTGTACATGACGACTGA
- a CDS encoding DEAD/DEAH family ATP-dependent RNA helicase, with protein MTTEFETSFADLGLSAPIISALNDLGYEKPSPIQAECIPHLLNGRDVLGMAQTGSGKTAAFSLPLLHNLQADLKAPQILVLAPTRELAVQVAEAMTDFSKHMNGVNVVALYGGQRYDVQLRALRQGPQIVVGTPGRLLDHLKRGTLNLSNLSGLVLDEADEMLRMGFIEDVETIMAEIPAEHQTALFSATMPEAIRRITRRFMKEPQEVRIQSSVTTRPDISQSYWSVYGMRKNEALVRFLEAEDFDAAIIFVRTKNATLEVAEALERSGYSSAALNGDMNQALREQTLERLKDGRLDILIATDVAARGLDVERISLVVNYDIPMDSESYVHRIGRTGRAGRAGRALLFVENRERRLLRNIERTMKLTIPEVELPNAELLGERRLAKFAAKVQQQLESSDLDLYRALLTKLQPEEELDMETLAAALLKMAQGERPLILPPDPVFKPRQRREFNDRDDRRGDRGDRRDSRDGDRPRRERRDVGEMQLYRIEVGRDDGVEVRHIVGAIANEGDISSRYIGNIKLFASHSTIELPKGMPGEILNHFTRTRILNKPMNMQLLGDAQPFERRERRDGGNGGERRGNGRPFNGERREGGPRRSFGERREGGNGGERRGGNYNRDGKPAPRRDDGAPAAPRRRFGDA; from the coding sequence ATGACGACTGAGTTTGAAACCTCTTTTGCTGATCTGGGGCTGTCTGCTCCAATCATTTCCGCCCTGAACGATCTGGGCTATGAAAAACCATCTCCGATCCAGGCTGAGTGTATTCCTCACCTGTTGAACGGCCGCGACGTGCTGGGCATGGCACAGACCGGTAGTGGTAAAACCGCAGCGTTCTCGCTGCCGCTGCTGCACAACCTGCAGGCAGACCTGAAAGCACCTCAGATCCTGGTGCTGGCACCGACCCGCGAACTGGCGGTTCAGGTTGCTGAAGCGATGACCGATTTCTCCAAACACATGAACGGCGTCAACGTGGTAGCCCTGTACGGCGGCCAGCGTTACGACGTGCAGCTGCGCGCTCTGCGCCAGGGCCCGCAAATCGTTGTGGGTACCCCAGGCCGTCTGCTGGACCACCTGAAACGCGGCACCCTGAACCTCTCTAACCTGAGCGGCCTGGTGCTGGATGAAGCCGACGAAATGCTGCGCATGGGCTTTATCGAAGACGTAGAAACCATCATGGCTGAGATCCCGGCTGAACATCAGACCGCGCTGTTCTCCGCCACCATGCCGGAAGCGATCCGTCGCATCACCCGCCGCTTCATGAAAGAGCCGCAGGAAGTGCGCATCCAGTCCAGCGTGACCACCCGTCCGGACATCAGCCAGAGCTACTGGTCGGTCTACGGCATGCGTAAAAACGAAGCGCTGGTGCGTTTCCTGGAAGCCGAAGACTTTGACGCGGCGATCATCTTCGTTCGTACCAAGAATGCGACCCTGGAAGTGGCCGAAGCGCTGGAGCGCAGCGGTTACAGCAGCGCCGCGCTGAACGGCGACATGAACCAGGCGCTGCGTGAGCAGACTCTGGAGCGTCTGAAAGACGGTCGTCTGGATATCCTGATCGCGACCGACGTTGCGGCCCGTGGCCTGGACGTTGAGCGCATCAGCCTGGTTGTCAACTACGACATCCCGATGGACTCCGAGTCTTACGTTCACCGTATCGGCCGTACCGGTCGTGCGGGCCGCGCCGGCCGCGCGCTGCTGTTCGTGGAAAACCGCGAACGCCGCCTGCTGCGCAACATCGAACGCACCATGAAGCTGACCATCCCTGAAGTAGAGCTGCCAAACGCAGAACTGCTGGGCGAGCGTCGTCTGGCCAAGTTCGCCGCGAAAGTTCAGCAGCAGCTGGAAAGCAGCGATCTGGACCTGTACCGCGCACTGCTGACCAAACTGCAGCCGGAAGAAGAGCTGGATATGGAAACTCTGGCCGCAGCGCTGCTGAAAATGGCACAGGGCGAACGTCCGCTGATCCTGCCGCCGGATCCGGTCTTCAAGCCGCGTCAGCGCCGCGAGTTCAACGACCGTGACGATCGTCGCGGTGATCGTGGCGACCGTCGTGACAGCCGTGATGGCGATCGTCCGCGTCGCGAACGTCGTGACGTTGGCGAGATGCAGCTGTACCGCATCGAAGTGGGCCGTGACGATGGCGTTGAAGTTCGTCACATCGTTGGCGCCATCGCTAACGAAGGCGACATCAGCAGCCGTTACATCGGTAACATCAAGCTGTTCGCTTCCCACTCCACCATCGAGCTGCCAAAAGGCATGCCGGGCGAGATCCTGAATCACTTCACTCGCACTCGCATCCTGAACAAGCCGATGAACATGCAGCTGCTGGGCGATGCACAGCCGTTCGAACGTCGCGAGCGTCGTGACGGTGGCAACGGTGGCGAGCGTCGCGGCAACGGTCGTCCGTTCAACGGCGAACGTCGCGAAGGCGGCCCGCGTCGCTCCTTCGGCGAACGTCGTGAAGGCGGTAACGGCGGCGAGCGTCGTGGCGGTAACTACAACCGTGACGGCAAGCCGGCGCCACGCCGTGATGACGGCGCACCGGCAGCACCACGTCGTCGTTTCGGCGACGCGTAA
- a CDS encoding luciferase-like monooxygenase, producing MTENTAVPLSVLDLSPIPQGAKARDAFHCSLDLAQHAERWGYQRYWLAEHHNMTGIGSAATSVLLGYLAAGTQSIRLGSGGVMLPNHAPLVIAEQFGTLESLYPGRIDLGLGRAPGTDQRTMMALRRHLSGDVDTFPRDVQELQNYFCDAQPGQPVQAVPGQGLHVPLWLLGSSLYSAQLAAQLGLPFAFASHFAPDMLFQALQLYRENFKPSKQLAQPHAMVCVNVIAADSDRDARFLFSSMQQQFINLRRGSPGPLPPPVDNIHALWTAGEQYGVEQALRMSIVGDENTVRHGLQTLLRETDADEIMVNGQIFDHQARLRSFEIVAGVKGDIVKG from the coding sequence ATGACTGAAAACACTGCCGTACCGCTGTCGGTACTGGATTTATCGCCAATCCCGCAAGGGGCCAAAGCGCGCGACGCTTTCCACTGTTCGCTGGATCTGGCGCAACACGCCGAACGCTGGGGCTACCAGCGCTACTGGCTGGCCGAGCACCACAACATGACCGGCATCGGCAGCGCCGCCACCTCGGTGCTGCTGGGCTATCTGGCCGCCGGCACCCAAAGCATTCGCCTCGGCTCCGGCGGCGTAATGCTGCCGAACCATGCGCCGCTGGTGATCGCCGAGCAGTTCGGCACGCTGGAATCGCTCTACCCCGGCCGCATCGATCTGGGGCTGGGCCGCGCGCCTGGCACCGATCAGCGCACCATGATGGCCTTGCGCCGCCACCTGTCCGGCGACGTGGATACCTTCCCGCGCGACGTGCAGGAACTGCAAAACTACTTCTGCGATGCGCAGCCCGGCCAGCCGGTGCAGGCGGTGCCGGGCCAGGGGCTGCATGTGCCGCTCTGGCTGCTCGGCTCCAGCCTCTACAGCGCGCAGCTGGCGGCACAGCTCGGCCTGCCGTTCGCCTTCGCTTCGCACTTCGCCCCGGATATGCTGTTCCAGGCGCTGCAGCTGTACCGCGAGAACTTCAAACCCTCCAAACAGCTGGCGCAACCGCACGCCATGGTGTGCGTCAACGTGATCGCCGCCGACAGCGACCGCGACGCGCGCTTCCTGTTCAGCTCGATGCAACAGCAGTTCATCAATCTGCGCCGCGGTTCGCCCGGCCCGCTGCCGCCGCCAGTGGATAACATCCACGCGCTGTGGACCGCAGGTGAGCAATACGGCGTCGAGCAGGCGCTGCGGATGTCGATCGTCGGCGACGAAAATACGGTGCGCCACGGGCTGCAAACGCTGCTGCGTGAAACCGATGCTGACGAGATCATGGTCAACGGCCAGATTTTCGATCATCAGGCGCGGCTGCGTTCGTTCGAGATTGTCGCCGGGGTAAAAGGCGACATCGTGAAGGGCTAA